In Siniperca chuatsi isolate FFG_IHB_CAS linkage group LG24, ASM2008510v1, whole genome shotgun sequence, the DNA window TTTCTGAGACTGAAACTTGCTTTACAAACTGAGCATGTGAAAGGTTTCTCTCCTCTATGAACTCTTAAGTGTGAGGTCAAAGTTGATCTTTGTGTGAATCCTTTCCCACAGACGGAACAACTgaagggtttctcccctgtgtgaaTTCTCATGTGCCTCACAAACTCGCCTCTCCATGGAAAcgtttttttacaaactgagcaactgaaacatttttcttctgAATGAAGTCTCATATGAGTCTTTAAGGATTTTTTCCCAGGGAAtgttttaccacaaactgaacaactaaatggtttctctcctgtttggAGTCCATCTTGTTCCTGCAGATGTCCCTTGTGGCCAAAGCTTGTAGCACATTCAGAGAAGCTACTTGATGTTTTTCCAGTATTACATTCCTGATCACTTACAGGTACTTCATTGTTTTGCAGAGtgtttaaacctgactgaggttcCCTGGTCTCCTCCCAATCACAGCTGTCATCAGTCTCAGATTCAGAGGAGTCGGACGTCTTGTCATAAGTCGCTGGTTGTAAATTAGTATCTGGAtctgagttcctggctggttctggtcctccacagtcctctccatcagcttctgttttcatctgttcagtgagtctttgatgaagctgcgaggactgaggtttctcttcatcgtcttcttcactcttcacagggacAGGAGTGAATGTGAACTTGATGAtatcggcctcctccagccctcgaaGCTGCTCTCTCTCCTGATTGGTCCAGaattcctcctgttcctctttaatgtATGGGGGATCTGGTGGATCctcctggtccagactggggctccagtcctgctgctcagGGGGATCCTCTTCTTTACTCACCGACAGCAGCTGGACGTCTGTGGAGAATAATGAAAtagacacacatttttattttattcgaCTCCATGCTCATGTTACGTGCACATATAAACCCGCTAGTCCTGAGTTCAAATAAACCTCTCAGCTGAAGACAGAAAAGTGTTTTACTGCTGAAGAACGTGAAGAAGATATTTTGCTGCATATAGTCCAGTTCAGTATTCgtctttacatattttattaaatgttttgtgttcaagtctgtgttatgtgttttaCCTCAAGCTAAAGTTGAAAGAACAAAGGCTCATCATACTAAGTGTGCATGTAGAAACTGATCCTCCTTGCAAATAAGACCATCTCTTGAAATACTCGTGAACAAATATGGATTTATGtcaaaagtgagaaaatgtgccATTTTTCTTCTCTACACAAGAAACTATGACTATACTCAGTcactgttttaacattttaacagtttCCATGTctttactgtaaaacaaaaggagctgattgtggactACAAGAAGAACAGGGAGAAGGACACGCCCCCATCACCATCAATGGGACTACGGTGGAGAGAGTCAGCAGCTTCAGGGTCCTCTGGGTCCACATCAGAGAGGATCTGACCTGGACTCACCACACCGTCAGCAGAAAGAAGGCCAACAGGATCATGAGAGACCCCAACCCCAAACTGTTCTGCCTGACAGTACCGCAGCATCTGGTCCAGCACCACCAGGCTCAGGGACGGCTTCATCCATCAGGCCATGAGACTGTTGAGCTCTCGAGCTCAACACTGCGACACTTTACCGCGCTGATACATGGATGTTACTTTACCTTtatactacttttacttactgtTTACATCTACACATCTATACATATTTCCACAACAAATTTGCGAGGCTGTTGCGAGTACTTTCCCTGTTCTATTTGAATGAAACAGAAATCGAAAAGGTCAAGTCCAAATGTTGAAAGAATGGCATATTGGCATGGGGAACCTGTTTCAAGATAGAAAACCAACAATACAACAGCTACGCTACTGCAAGTTCTCCTCATTATCACACAGATATTTTGGCCTAAATTGCAGATGTTAGGGGTCAACATCTGTCCATCTTTGGTTTTAGATAGGGCTGGGTGTCGTTCCAAACTGAATTTTCAATATCGGTACCGATACCTTGATTACAATACTTTTTCCGATACTCATTttataaaatccattttaacaaaagaaaattacatcaCACATTACGGTACAATTACTCAGTTCAAAGGAGGAAGCTGTTCAAAGACCTGGgagcaaaaactgtttttactTTGCGCACTTTACTCTGGACTTAAATGATAACTGGACTAAAATGAAGAAACTGATGCAATATCTGCACAGTATTGgactatataaaatatacaagtAACTGTCAAAAGGAACATTAATAGTGCATCACTGACTACATtaccttctgtgtggactgcaatgtcccaactaagatggtccattgttacccgaataacaaaccgtgggtaacaaaggacatcaaagacatcctgaatgccaagaggagggcctttactgatggtaatagggaggaagTGACGGCAatccgacctgaaggtgaagatcagggaggccaaggagaacaacatgagagaggtctggagcggcatgaagaccatcactggcttcagaccgactggcagcagaggagttgaaggcagcttggacagggccaacgaactgaatctgttctttaaaaGATTCGACACAcaggctcctgctcatcccccctctaactcagctgctgtggccctcaagctcctctgaatactctgctcccccctccccatcaggccaATGGCCCTCTTCAGACTAATGATTccacccctcccccacctgtaacctctgctgtgtgcctgactgctgaccaggtgagaggacagctgatgaaactccactcaaacaaggctgcaggccccgatggcgtttgccccggggtgctaaaagcctgtgccccccagctatgtggagtccttcaacatgtcttcaacctgagcctgagtcttcagagggtccctgttctgtggaagacatcttgcctcgttcctgtgccgaagacgccgcgttccagtggctccaaggactacagaccggtggcactgacctcccacataatgaagaccctggagagactggtgctggaacagctgtggcccatggtcagacccctcctggacccccttcagttcgcctaccagccccaggtgggagttgaggacgccatcatcttcctgcttaaccgcatccccacccacctggacaacccagcaagcacggtgaggatcatgttttttgacttctccagtgctttcaacgccatccggcctgccctgctgggtgagaagctggcagcaatgcaggtggatgccccccttgtgacCTGGATTGTGGACTGCCTGACTGgtagaccacagcatgtgcgcctgcagcactgtgtgtcagacagcgtggtcagcaacactgggacCCCTCAGGgcactgtcctctctcccttcctcttcaccatctacaccacagacttcagctaccacacagagtcctgccaccttcagaagttttctgatgactctgctgtggtgggatgtatcagctgtggtgatgagactgagtacagggctgtggtggggaactttgtctcatggtgtgagcagaaccatctgcagctcaatgcgacaaagtcaaaggagctggttgtagatctacggagggccaaggcaccagtgaccccggtttccatccagggggtcagtgtggatattgtagaggattacaagtatctgggagtacacatggacaataaactggactgggctaagaacactcaggctgtttacaggaagggccagagccgcctctgtttcctgaggaggctgaggtccttcaacatctgccggacgatgctgaggatgtttcatgagtctgtggtggccagtgctatcctgtatgctgttgcatgctggggcagcaggttgagggtagcggacgccaacagactcaacaaa includes these proteins:
- the LOC122871944 gene encoding gastrula zinc finger protein XlCGF57.1-like, which gives rise to MSKVQNEEELCGQRKLLDAVFQPEVRLHRADVQLLSVSKEEDPPEQQDWSPSLDQEDPPDPPYIKEEQEEFWTNQEREQLRGLEEADIIKFTFTPVPVKSEEDDEEKPQSSQLHQRLTEQMKTEADGEDCGGPEPARNSDPDTNLQPATYDKTSDSSESETDDSCDWEETREPQSGLNTLQNNEVPVSDQECNTGKTSSSFSECATSFGHKGHLQEQDGLQTGEKPFSCSVCGKTFPGKKSLKTHMRLHSEEKCFSCSVCKKTFPWRGEFVRHMRIHTGEKPFSCSVCGKGFTQRSTLTSHLRVHRGEKPFTCSVCKASFSLRNNLSQHMRIHTGEKPFTCSVCGKGFGKGGTLRRHLTVHTGEKPFSCSVCGKGFRERGSLRRHSTVHTGEKPFGCSVCGKEFTQSSTLTSHLRVHTGEKPFSCSVCKASFRLRYNLSQHMRIHTGEKPFSCSVCGKGFGISLSLRRHLTVHTGKKPCTCSVCGKGFTQLHMFKKHKCAGESSGSK